The Thermoplasmata archaeon genome includes a window with the following:
- a CDS encoding mechanosensitive ion channel domain-containing protein produces the protein MKIAGWRQARALLWVAMTGIVLTLIFAFAGYVQVPGLPQGSREFLASLEPWIFVIPLLIATKALLEVLRPVFRAALKSHVRYEADIFAHFQLVSYVVWGTVIALSFLVLIGGGAQQFGFLGTAFVSAALIYVMQEPLLNLMGWIILVSMGLYKLGDRIEMNNSRGYVVHISPMNTTLREFGGSLYGDTFTGRYVTIPNSQVVKGNVFNYTKDTPFVWDQLMVNVTYESDVKLAEKLIFEAAEDVVGPMMRENRVHLRAKYEFADLADYMAEEPKIGWSLGASSVDMTLVYFCPVFAKGSYRTRLVKRVYEKFMAEPRVQFAYPHVQFVPAAADQEKGAAPAKEKMAVAR, from the coding sequence GTGAAGATCGCCGGATGGCGGCAAGCGAGAGCCCTCCTATGGGTCGCGATGACGGGCATCGTGCTCACGTTGATCTTCGCGTTCGCGGGGTACGTTCAGGTCCCGGGGTTGCCCCAAGGTTCCCGTGAGTTCCTCGCTTCGCTCGAGCCGTGGATCTTCGTCATCCCGCTCCTCATCGCGACGAAGGCGCTCCTCGAGGTCTTGCGGCCCGTGTTCCGTGCGGCCCTCAAGAGCCATGTCCGATACGAGGCGGACATCTTCGCCCACTTCCAGCTCGTGTCGTACGTGGTCTGGGGGACCGTGATCGCCCTTTCCTTCCTTGTGCTGATTGGCGGCGGCGCCCAGCAGTTCGGCTTCCTCGGCACCGCGTTCGTGTCCGCGGCGTTGATCTACGTCATGCAGGAGCCGTTGCTGAACCTGATGGGCTGGATCATCCTCGTCTCGATGGGCCTGTACAAGCTCGGTGACCGGATCGAGATGAACAACAGCCGAGGCTACGTCGTCCACATCTCGCCCATGAACACGACCCTCCGCGAGTTCGGCGGGTCCCTCTATGGGGACACATTTACCGGTCGCTACGTGACCATTCCGAACAGCCAGGTCGTGAAGGGGAATGTCTTCAACTATACGAAAGACACGCCGTTCGTCTGGGACCAGCTCATGGTCAACGTGACGTACGAGAGCGACGTCAAGCTCGCGGAGAAGCTCATCTTCGAAGCCGCGGAGGACGTCGTCGGGCCCATGATGCGGGAGAACCGCGTCCACCTCCGCGCGAAGTACGAGTTCGCGGACCTCGCCGACTACATGGCGGAGGAACCGAAAATCGGCTGGAGCCTCGGCGCGTCGTCCGTGGACATGACGCTCGTGTACTTCTGCCCCGTCTTCGCGAAGGGCTCGTACCGCACGCGGCTCGTCAAGCGGGTCTACGAGAAGTTCATGGCCGAGCCCCGCGTGCAGTTCGCATACCCGCACGTCCAGTTCGTGCCTGCGGCCGCGGATCAGGAGAAAGGGGCCGCACCGGCGAAGGAAAAGATGGCGGTCGCCCGATAG
- the aspS gene encoding aspartate--tRNA(Asn) ligase translates to MSALRSLSSIAREDHGTEVSLAGWVEDVRNLGGIAFLIVRQRGGTFQATIKKKSGEDLFNRASKVVRESVVVAHGKVAPNPQVRNGWELVATSLDVLSPAAAPLPLPIADKVGAEMDTRFDNRVLDLRKPERRAIFRIRSIVTRALRSFLDEQGFIEVQTPKLAGAGAEGGATLFRTDYFGRPAYLSQSPQLYKQMLMASGLDRVYEIAPAFRAEPSDTVRHVTEFTSFDGEVAWIDRQEDVFRLLERAVDHAIDVVRKEVKPELEMLHADPKRPKLPIRRVPYTEALEILRGRGKRVRDGDDIDTEGEKLLGQALAEQGAEMFFIMEYPSAIKPFYVMTKEDEPEYSHSFDLEYKGDEMASGGQREHRYEALVARMKEKGLNPDSFEFYLKAFRYGMPPHGGWGFGLDRFVQKLLDLPNIREAILFPHDRGRLVP, encoded by the coding sequence GTGTCCGCCCTCCGCTCACTTTCCTCGATTGCGCGCGAGGACCACGGAACGGAAGTCTCGCTCGCGGGCTGGGTCGAGGACGTGCGGAACCTCGGCGGGATCGCGTTCCTCATCGTGCGCCAGCGAGGCGGCACGTTCCAGGCGACGATCAAGAAGAAGTCGGGCGAGGACCTCTTCAACCGAGCGTCGAAGGTGGTCCGGGAGAGCGTCGTCGTGGCGCATGGGAAAGTCGCACCGAACCCCCAAGTCCGGAACGGGTGGGAACTCGTCGCGACGTCCCTCGACGTCCTCAGTCCCGCGGCGGCCCCGCTCCCCCTGCCGATCGCGGACAAGGTCGGCGCGGAGATGGACACCCGGTTCGACAACCGCGTGCTCGATCTGCGGAAGCCCGAGCGGCGCGCGATCTTCCGCATCCGCTCGATCGTGACGCGCGCCCTGCGAAGCTTCCTGGACGAACAGGGCTTCATCGAAGTGCAGACGCCGAAGCTCGCCGGCGCCGGCGCCGAGGGAGGCGCTACTCTCTTCCGGACAGACTACTTCGGACGGCCGGCGTACCTGAGCCAGAGCCCGCAGCTGTACAAGCAGATGCTGATGGCAAGCGGCCTCGACCGCGTGTACGAGATCGCGCCGGCCTTCCGCGCGGAGCCGTCGGACACGGTCCGCCACGTGACGGAGTTCACCTCGTTCGACGGCGAGGTCGCGTGGATCGACCGCCAGGAGGACGTCTTCCGGCTCCTCGAACGCGCGGTGGACCACGCAATTGACGTCGTCCGCAAGGAGGTGAAGCCGGAACTCGAGATGCTCCACGCGGATCCGAAGCGGCCCAAGCTCCCGATCCGGCGGGTCCCATACACGGAGGCCCTTGAGATCCTTCGCGGCCGGGGGAAGCGCGTCCGGGACGGCGACGACATCGATACGGAGGGCGAGAAGCTCCTGGGGCAGGCCCTCGCGGAGCAAGGCGCCGAGATGTTCTTCATCATGGAATACCCGAGCGCCATCAAGCCGTTCTACGTCATGACGAAGGAGGACGAGCCGGAGTACTCGCACTCCTTCGACCTCGAATACAAGGGCGACGAGATGGCCTCCGGCGGACAGCGCGAGCACCGTTACGAGGCGCTCGTCGCGCGCATGAAGGAGAAGGGGTTGAACCCGGACTCCTTCGAGTTCTACCTGAAAGCCTTCCGGTACGGGATGCCTCCTCACGGCGGATGGGGCTTCGGCCTCGACCGGTTCGTCCAGAAGCTGCTCGACCTCCCGAACATCCGCGAGGCGATCCTGTTCCCCCACGACCGGGGCCGGCTCGTGCCGTGA
- a CDS encoding isoprenylcysteine carboxylmethyltransferase family protein codes for MRGSVPQDYRWFGDEGSQLEGGFATLPPDDVRLVSAVFFVLFVVSTIAFFPRSSRRADRIVRSFRPRSFVTGPLWEAILFVVFLTPLAEALIPGWVYGGPLTFGFPLDSIAQGLGIVVWLAGGGLAILAQRRLGRFTRPEIEVVADHQLITSGPYRWIRHPLYTALLMMSVGVALFLLNGLLGVLFLVACGVAWRRAVAEEDLLASEGGFGATYRTYMERTGRFLPRLRSKAPNLETNGRAP; via the coding sequence GTGCGGGGCTCCGTCCCTCAGGATTATCGTTGGTTCGGCGATGAAGGGAGCCAGCTCGAAGGGGGATTCGCCACGCTTCCGCCGGACGACGTGCGATTGGTTTCCGCCGTGTTCTTCGTCCTCTTCGTCGTGTCGACCATCGCCTTCTTTCCCAGGTCCTCACGGCGGGCCGATCGGATCGTGCGGAGTTTCCGCCCACGGTCGTTCGTCACCGGGCCGCTCTGGGAGGCGATCCTGTTTGTCGTTTTCCTCACGCCGCTTGCGGAGGCCCTGATTCCCGGATGGGTGTACGGCGGCCCGCTCACGTTCGGGTTTCCCCTCGATTCGATCGCCCAAGGACTCGGCATCGTCGTCTGGCTCGCAGGCGGGGGCCTCGCGATCCTCGCCCAGCGACGGCTGGGACGGTTCACCCGGCCCGAAATCGAGGTCGTCGCGGACCATCAGCTCATCACGTCCGGCCCGTACCGGTGGATCCGACACCCGCTGTACACGGCCCTGCTCATGATGAGCGTCGGCGTCGCCCTCTTCCTGCTGAACGGGCTTCTAGGGGTCCTATTCCTCGTGGCCTGCGGAGTCGCGTGGCGCCGGGCCGTCGCGGAGGAGGACCTTCTCGCCTCGGAAGGAGGCTTCGGTGCGACCTACCGGACCTACATGGAGCGGACGGGTCGATTTCTGCCGAGGCTCCGGTCGAAGGCGCCGAACCTGGAGACGAACGGCCGGGCGCCCTGA